In Sulfurospirillum tamanense, the following proteins share a genomic window:
- a CDS encoding LptF/LptG family permease, with protein sequence MDRINRYFLSHFFSMFGSLFATLFFIMSIVFFIQIARVTSVIEITFLELGKLYLFMLPQILLFTIPISFFIALGLMLFKLSRENETIVLFTLGYSPKKIARFFFVLATLTSLLLLANALVFLPISGQLNKNFIDYKRTNASLTLKAAEFGQRFSDWLVFIEGKHEKDGGDEYEHVVMYATGDATTNERLLLAEQGRITNVQGELVLSLDAGRGYEFSPARIHELVFNEMFLQTYGRGDLSEVVSLVEYWAEAKTNKRRAERISLDILIALFPMATVLFALSFGIVTYRYQKKGIYGGIFLVLFVYFALIMLLNKALPLLSIPLIFGLFLLFSWLYFQRKILRRY encoded by the coding sequence ATGGATAGAATCAACCGTTATTTTTTAAGCCATTTTTTCTCCATGTTTGGCTCTTTGTTTGCTACGCTTTTTTTCATTATGTCAATTGTCTTTTTTATCCAAATTGCGCGGGTTACTTCGGTGATTGAAATCACCTTTTTAGAGCTAGGAAAACTTTATCTTTTTATGTTGCCTCAAATTTTACTCTTTACAATTCCCATCTCTTTTTTCATTGCCCTGGGGTTGATGCTTTTTAAGCTTTCCCGCGAAAATGAGACCATTGTTCTTTTTACACTCGGGTACTCGCCTAAAAAAATAGCGCGTTTTTTCTTTGTTTTGGCCACGCTGACTTCGTTGCTTTTACTGGCCAACGCTCTTGTATTTTTACCCATTTCTGGGCAATTAAATAAAAATTTTATTGATTACAAGCGCACCAATGCCAGTCTCACGCTCAAGGCTGCTGAATTTGGCCAACGCTTTTCCGATTGGCTTGTGTTTATCGAAGGAAAACACGAAAAAGATGGCGGCGATGAGTATGAGCATGTCGTTATGTATGCAACAGGCGATGCAACCACCAACGAGCGTCTTTTGCTTGCCGAACAAGGTAGAATCACCAACGTACAAGGTGAGCTGGTTCTCTCGCTTGATGCGGGGCGCGGCTATGAATTCTCTCCCGCACGCATCCATGAACTTGTTTTTAATGAAATGTTTCTTCAAACTTATGGACGCGGTGATCTTTCTGAAGTGGTTTCGCTTGTAGAGTATTGGGCGGAAGCCAAGACCAACAAACGGCGTGCAGAGCGCATCTCTTTGGATATTCTTATTGCCCTTTTCCCTATGGCAACCGTTTTATTTGCGTTGAGCTTTGGAATTGTTACCTACCGTTACCAAAAAAAAGGGATTTATGGGGGAATTTTTCTTGTCTTATTTGTCTATTTTGCCCTTATTATGCTACTCAACAAAGCATTACCTTTATTGAGTATTCCTTTGATTTTTGGCCTTTTTTTACTCTTTTCTTGGCTCTATTTTCAGCGAAAAATTTTACGGAGGTACTAG
- the truA gene encoding tRNA pseudouridine(38-40) synthase TruA, protein MFLTLAYDGSRFGGFQQQIHDTNTVMNHLIASLKKLNINTTPAGAGRTDKGVHALGQVVHVDLPEFWSDVHLLRTTLNQHLAPYIYIKHITPVEHTFHARYSATARQYRYLLNHGVFSPFLSPYHLFYPTKPSLEKINKALECFVGTHDFSLFKKTGSPTTHNVRTLFEAHAYTHKHLSVFSFKGSGFLRSQVRMMVAAALAYEKGVLSKEDLRAQIDNARQVFTGLVSPNGLYLTRIYY, encoded by the coding sequence GTGTTTTTGACCCTTGCTTATGACGGGTCACGTTTTGGAGGCTTTCAACAACAAATCCATGACACCAACACGGTCATGAACCACCTTATTGCCTCACTAAAAAAACTCAATATCAACACTACGCCTGCAGGTGCAGGACGCACAGACAAGGGCGTTCATGCCCTTGGTCAAGTAGTACATGTAGACTTACCCGAATTCTGGAGTGATGTGCATTTGCTACGCACGACACTCAATCAACACCTTGCGCCCTATATCTACATCAAACATATTACACCCGTAGAACACACTTTTCATGCACGCTATAGCGCTACAGCAAGACAATACCGCTATCTTCTAAACCACGGTGTCTTTTCTCCTTTTTTAAGCCCTTACCATCTTTTTTACCCCACCAAGCCTTCACTTGAAAAGATTAATAAAGCCCTTGAATGTTTTGTGGGCACACATGATTTTTCACTATTTAAGAAAACAGGGAGTCCTACCACACATAATGTACGTACGCTTTTTGAAGCACATGCGTACACACATAAGCATTTAAGTGTATTTTCATTCAAGGGGAGTGGTTTTTTACGCTCTCAGGTACGCATGATGGTTGCTGCTGCGCTTGCTTATGAAAAGGGAGTGCTCTCAAAAGAGGATTTGCGCGCACAAATTGACAATGCACGCCAAGTCTTTACAGGGCTTGTCTCGCCCAATGGGCTTTATCTGACGCGCATTTACTATTGA
- a CDS encoding glycoside hydrolase family 3 protein, with product MNIALHVSLSLVLLNSFVFAAPNIKTMVGQMVMVGFEGQMPTEIIPVLEAIEKGGVGGVLLLGRNIADGQQLKTLTSTLQANAKRTPLLIAVDQEGGKVARLNSNNGFETFVSAKEVATQMSLEEASVLYGHMAKQLKVHGINYNLAPVVDIENPHSPIIGDIGRSFSPHVTTVSLYAQAFTQAFARENIATALKHYPGHGSATTDSHNTLTDVTSSWSFDELRPYYDFIQTNQAQSIMVAHVYLRQFDPNFPASLSKILITDILRERMGFEGVVISDDMLMKGVAQGFSFEERIIHAINAGVDIVIVSDFYTQGMSVPERIAKSVHEAINRGEIKLQTLEEAYARILEFKKTLQTQ from the coding sequence ATGAATATTGCTTTACATGTAAGCCTTTCGTTGGTCTTGCTTAACTCCTTTGTTTTTGCCGCTCCCAACATCAAAACAATGGTGGGTCAAATGGTCATGGTGGGATTTGAGGGCCAAATGCCAACAGAGATAATCCCTGTGCTAGAGGCAATAGAAAAGGGGGGTGTTGGGGGTGTGCTTTTGCTTGGCCGCAACATCGCAGACGGACAACAGTTAAAAACACTCACGAGCACCTTGCAAGCAAACGCAAAGAGGACACCCCTTCTGATAGCCGTTGATCAAGAAGGTGGAAAAGTAGCCCGCCTAAACAGCAATAACGGATTTGAAACCTTTGTTTCTGCCAAAGAAGTGGCCACGCAAATGAGTCTCGAAGAAGCCAGTGTTTTATACGGCCACATGGCCAAGCAACTCAAAGTGCACGGCATCAACTATAACCTAGCCCCTGTTGTGGATATTGAAAATCCACATTCTCCTATCATTGGTGATATTGGGCGTAGTTTTAGCCCTCACGTCACAACGGTAAGTTTGTACGCACAAGCGTTTACGCAAGCCTTTGCGCGCGAAAACATAGCCACCGCACTAAAACACTACCCAGGACATGGTAGCGCCACAACAGATTCACATAACACGCTCACAGATGTGACTAGTTCGTGGAGTTTTGATGAGCTTCGGCCTTATTATGATTTTATTCAAACAAACCAAGCACAAAGCATCATGGTAGCCCACGTTTATTTGCGTCAATTTGACCCAAATTTTCCTGCCTCTCTTTCAAAAATCCTTATTACCGATATTTTGCGCGAACGCATGGGATTTGAAGGTGTGGTCATTAGTGATGATATGCTAATGAAGGGAGTTGCGCAAGGGTTTTCCTTTGAAGAGCGCATCATTCATGCAATTAATGCAGGTGTGGATATTGTGATTGTTTCAGATTTTTATACCCAAGGGATGTCTGTGCCAGAGCGCATTGCGAAGAGTGTACATGAGGCTATAAACCGTGGCGAGATTAAGCTGCAAACCCTCGAAGAGGCCTATGCGCGCATTTTGGAATTTAAAAAAACCCTTCAGACTCAATAG
- a CDS encoding NAD(P)H-dependent glycerol-3-phosphate dehydrogenase: MEVGIIGGGKWGQALHFAFSKNHKSRLYSRTPKHIEGFASLEEVLACPLLVFALPAQVVGEWLEANFVDKGQSILVAAKGIDVRKHIFLNEMFAKHLPENRLAFLSGPSFAAEVMRALPTALVISSHNTSLAQTYEKLFPSFIKTYTNDDVVGAEVSGAYKNVIAIASGICDGLELGNNARASLIARGLVEMARFGVHFGAKESSFLGLSGAGDLFLTASSTLSRNYRVGLGLAHLRPLEQILKELGEVAEGVYTAKAIVSMGTKEGIYTPIAKEVAHMLEGKPPLESLRDLLSQNG, encoded by the coding sequence ATGGAAGTAGGAATCATCGGCGGGGGCAAATGGGGACAAGCGCTTCACTTTGCTTTTTCAAAAAACCACAAGAGCCGCCTTTATTCTCGTACGCCTAAACACATAGAGGGCTTTGCCTCCCTTGAGGAAGTGTTGGCGTGTCCGTTGTTGGTTTTTGCTTTGCCCGCACAAGTGGTTGGTGAGTGGCTAGAGGCTAATTTTGTAGACAAAGGCCAAAGTATCCTCGTAGCAGCCAAAGGGATTGATGTTAGAAAGCATATTTTTTTAAATGAAATGTTCGCTAAACACCTTCCCGAAAACCGTTTGGCTTTTCTTTCAGGCCCCTCTTTTGCTGCGGAAGTCATGCGTGCTCTTCCTACGGCGCTAGTAATTAGCTCTCACAATACATCCCTTGCGCAAACCTATGAAAAGCTTTTTCCCTCTTTTATTAAGACATACACAAACGATGATGTTGTGGGGGCTGAAGTGAGCGGTGCGTATAAAAACGTCATTGCTATAGCCAGCGGCATTTGTGATGGTTTGGAGCTTGGTAACAATGCAAGGGCAAGCTTGATCGCTAGAGGACTTGTTGAAATGGCCCGTTTTGGGGTGCATTTTGGTGCTAAGGAGTCTTCATTTTTAGGTCTTAGCGGGGCGGGAGATCTGTTTTTGACCGCCTCTAGCACCCTTTCGCGTAATTACCGTGTTGGATTGGGGCTAGCACACCTTCGTCCGCTTGAACAAATCCTCAAAGAATTAGGCGAAGTGGCCGAAGGGGTTTATACCGCCAAAGCGATTGTCTCTATGGGCACAAAAGAGGGTATCTATACACCTATTGCAAAAGAAGTAGCACATATGCTTGAGGGTAAGCCTCCTCTTGAGAGCCTGCGTGATTTGTTGAGTCAAAACGGATGA
- the gatB gene encoding Asp-tRNA(Asn)/Glu-tRNA(Gln) amidotransferase subunit GatB: MFETIIGLEVHAQLNTKTKIFCACSTRFGDAPNTNVCTVCLGLPGALPVLNKEAVKKSISFGRAINATVNKTSIFNRKNYFYPDLPKGYQISQFEVPIVEKGEIFLDFEDGAQKRIGVTRAHLEEDAGKNIHHGNESHVDLNRAGTPLLEIVSEPDLRSSDEAVMYLKKLHAILRYLDISDANMQEGSFRCDANVSIRPKGDSKLYTRVEIKNLNSFKFIQKAIEFEVTRQREAWEDGVYEQEVVQETRLFDTQTGVTRSMRGKEDSAEYRYFPDPDLLPVIIPEAMMEECSKIPELPDEKKARLVKEYGIKEYDAAVITGSVEMAHYFEAMVKEGAGAKNAVTWLTVELLARLTHGLSIETSPVDAGTLGALVKRIEDGTISGKAAKEVLDYLMAHRVSVDEAIETLGLTQMSDDGAILEIIEEIIAANGDKVAEYKSGKEKLFGFFVGQAMKASKGTANPAKVNTLLQAKLNG; this comes from the coding sequence ATGTTTGAAACCATTATCGGGCTAGAAGTTCATGCCCAACTTAATACAAAAACAAAAATATTCTGTGCGTGTTCTACGCGTTTTGGTGATGCACCCAATACCAACGTATGTACGGTTTGCCTGGGTCTTCCTGGCGCCTTGCCAGTGCTCAATAAAGAAGCGGTAAAAAAGTCTATCAGCTTTGGGAGAGCCATTAACGCCACCGTTAACAAAACGTCTATTTTTAACCGAAAAAACTATTTTTATCCTGATTTGCCAAAAGGGTATCAAATTAGCCAATTTGAAGTGCCTATTGTCGAAAAAGGTGAAATCTTTTTGGATTTTGAAGATGGAGCACAAAAGCGTATTGGTGTGACGCGTGCACACCTGGAAGAAGATGCAGGAAAAAACATTCATCATGGCAATGAGAGTCATGTGGATTTAAACCGCGCTGGGACACCACTGCTTGAGATTGTAAGTGAACCAGATTTACGCAGCAGTGATGAAGCAGTGATGTATCTGAAAAAGCTTCATGCGATTTTACGCTATCTTGACATTAGTGATGCCAACATGCAAGAAGGAAGTTTTCGGTGTGATGCGAATGTCTCTATTCGCCCCAAGGGCGATTCTAAACTTTATACTCGTGTGGAAATTAAAAACCTAAATTCGTTTAAATTTATTCAAAAAGCCATTGAGTTTGAAGTCACCAGACAGCGCGAAGCATGGGAGGATGGAGTATATGAGCAAGAAGTCGTGCAAGAGACTCGCCTCTTTGACACGCAAACGGGGGTAACACGTAGTATGCGCGGCAAGGAAGACAGCGCGGAGTATCGCTATTTTCCAGACCCTGATTTGTTGCCGGTGATTATTCCTGAAGCGATGATGGAGGAGTGCAGTAAAATCCCTGAATTACCTGATGAAAAAAAGGCACGTTTGGTTAAGGAATATGGCATTAAAGAGTACGATGCTGCAGTCATTACAGGCTCAGTGGAAATGGCTCACTATTTTGAAGCGATGGTTAAAGAAGGCGCAGGGGCAAAAAATGCAGTTACTTGGCTTACGGTGGAGCTGTTGGCGCGATTAACCCACGGGCTTAGCATTGAAACCTCTCCTGTGGATGCAGGCACTCTTGGTGCATTGGTAAAGCGCATCGAAGATGGCACCATTAGCGGTAAAGCAGCCAAAGAGGTGTTGGATTATCTCATGGCCCATAGAGTTAGCGTAGATGAAGCTATTGAAACGTTAGGCCTTACGCAGATGAGTGACGATGGGGCAATTTTAGAGATTATCGAGGAGATTATTGCTGCCAATGGGGACAAGGTAGCAGAATATAAAAGCGGTAAAGAAAAGCTTTTTGGCTTTTTTGTGGGGCAAGCTATGAAAGCAAGCAAGGGGACAGCAAACCCTGCTAAAGTAAACACGCTACTTCAAGCTAAGCTTAATGGGTAA
- a CDS encoding thiamine phosphate synthase has product MFASYLITDSHFYSQDPHCLRKILTKVLANHTPTFVCLRDKSTPNYASLALATVSLVQKRGIKVLLHQDFKLAAVLGADGVHLPSDAKHCIQEAKHLGLHVIVSTHTLEEALYAQAQGADAITFSPIFASPGKGAPVGLEKLKEIVGILSLDVFALGGIVTNEHVRLCAQTGASGFASIRYFCDTLCNPQ; this is encoded by the coding sequence ATGTTCGCTTCTTATCTCATCACTGATTCCCATTTTTATTCACAAGACCCCCATTGCTTACGCAAAATTTTGACAAAGGTGTTGGCGAACCACACTCCTACTTTTGTTTGCTTGCGCGATAAAAGCACGCCAAATTATGCCTCCTTGGCTCTTGCTACTGTTTCGTTGGTGCAAAAAAGAGGCATTAAAGTGCTTCTGCATCAAGACTTCAAGCTTGCCGCGGTTTTGGGTGCTGATGGGGTACATCTCCCCTCTGATGCTAAACATTGCATTCAAGAGGCCAAACATCTTGGGTTACATGTAATAGTAAGTACGCATACGCTAGAAGAGGCTCTTTATGCGCAAGCCCAAGGGGCAGATGCTATTACTTTTAGCCCTATTTTTGCCTCCCCAGGAAAGGGCGCGCCTGTTGGTTTAGAGAAACTAAAAGAAATAGTCGGTATACTAAGTCTTGATGTATTCGCCCTTGGTGGCATCGTAACCAACGAGCATGTTCGCTTGTGTGCACAAACGGGCGCATCGGGCTTTGCCTCCATTCGGTACTTTTGCGATACTTTATGCAATCCACAGTAA
- a CDS encoding F0F1 ATP synthase subunit A, translating into MKDLFLFSGFISYDHSWSFIFHVILTGIVCLLIARAATSSMQLVPRGTQNIAEAYLMGVMTMGRDTFGSEELARKYLPMIATVGFMVLIANVMGIIPGFHSPTADINYTLALAIIVFLYYNFEGIRTNGFKKYFGHFMGPSPLLAPIMFPVEILSHMSRVVSLSFRLFGCIRGDDLFLAIILVLAPWIAPLAPYTLLTVMGLLQTFVFMMLTTVYLAGAVIISEDH; encoded by the coding sequence ATGAAAGACCTATTTCTTTTTTCGGGATTTATTTCCTACGACCACTCTTGGAGTTTTATTTTCCATGTTATTTTGACAGGAATTGTCTGTTTGCTTATTGCGCGCGCAGCAACCTCTTCGATGCAACTTGTTCCTAGGGGAACTCAAAATATTGCAGAAGCATACCTTATGGGTGTTATGACAATGGGTCGCGACACATTTGGCTCTGAAGAACTAGCGCGCAAATACCTGCCCATGATTGCTACGGTTGGATTTATGGTTTTAATTGCTAATGTTATGGGTATTATTCCTGGGTTTCACTCGCCTACAGCAGATATTAACTACACGCTTGCTCTTGCTATTATTGTCTTTTTGTATTACAACTTTGAAGGCATTCGCACTAATGGTTTCAAAAAATACTTTGGGCACTTTATGGGACCTTCTCCTTTGCTGGCGCCCATCATGTTCCCAGTTGAAATTCTTTCGCACATGTCACGTGTTGTTTCTCTCTCTTTTCGTCTTTTTGGGTGTATCCGAGGGGATGATCTTTTTTTGGCAATTATCCTTGTGCTTGCCCCTTGGATTGCCCCTTTGGCTCCCTATACCCTCTTGACGGTTATGGGTCTTCTTCAAACGTTCGTTTTCATGATGCTTACAACAGTTTACCTCGCAGGCGCAGTAATTATAAGCGAGGATCACTAA
- a CDS encoding TIGR02757 family protein, with translation MKTTLKTRLDKEAQKRNVASELLPTASPDPMWIAKQHKDEFSALVCALFAYGNARAIVNFLAQFPFEALHVKSEAEFGAFEWKPYRFQTAKDVEAFTLGLWRLKQNHSLNALFLEGYNAHQNVAEGVRILVDMLHESVPHVSRGLAFLLGKPFTCKPKSPLKRWMLYLRWMVRKDAIDLGLWKGVAPRDLLMPLDTHTFKVAHSLGLLKRKSYDFRAAEELTENLRVFDFDDPVKYDFALFRLGQERGI, from the coding sequence ATGAAAACCACGCTTAAAACAAGACTCGATAAAGAGGCACAAAAACGCAATGTCGCATCAGAGCTTCTGCCTACAGCTTCTCCTGATCCTATGTGGATTGCCAAGCAACATAAGGATGAATTTAGCGCTTTGGTGTGTGCTTTGTTTGCCTATGGCAATGCTCGTGCTATTGTGAATTTTCTCGCCCAATTTCCCTTTGAAGCTTTACATGTAAAGAGTGAAGCCGAGTTTGGTGCATTTGAGTGGAAACCTTACCGCTTTCAAACAGCCAAAGATGTTGAGGCTTTTACTCTGGGATTGTGGCGCCTTAAACAGAATCATTCACTTAATGCTTTATTTCTTGAAGGGTACAACGCGCATCAAAATGTTGCGGAGGGAGTGCGTATTTTGGTAGATATGCTACATGAGAGCGTACCGCATGTTAGTAGAGGGTTGGCGTTTTTGCTTGGTAAACCCTTTACATGTAAACCTAAAAGCCCTTTAAAACGTTGGATGCTCTACTTGCGCTGGATGGTGCGTAAAGATGCTATTGACCTTGGCCTTTGGAAGGGGGTGGCACCTAGAGATTTGTTGATGCCGCTAGATACACACACCTTTAAGGTGGCACACTCTTTGGGTCTTTTAAAAAGAAAAAGTTATGATTTTCGCGCTGCGGAAGAGTTGACGGAAAATTTAAGGGTGTTCGATTTTGATGACCCGGTAAAATATGATTTTGCCTTGTTTCGTCTAGGCCAAGAAAGAGGCATTTAG
- a CDS encoding ABC transporter permease, with translation MPVLSVAILGVIVFGSFFGHIVYPVSASLLQPEAILLPPSFSHPMGTDRLGRDVLARVIAGGQVSLIIGVGSAFVASLAGLMIGVSAGFLGKGLDKTIVVLIDLFLTFPTFFLLLALVSYVEASTWVLIVVISITGWMGMARLIRSESFGIAQKPFIKILMMAKVPLGKIMLKYFTPLLAPIFFISFTFGVSGAILAESGLSFLGIGIMPPQMSWGTILADGKEVLDIAWWLSFFPGLMIFGVTYALITLSDFFQSRTNENENHA, from the coding sequence CTGCCTGTTTTGAGTGTTGCTATTCTTGGGGTAATTGTTTTTGGCTCCTTTTTTGGACACATTGTTTATCCTGTTTCTGCTTCACTGCTCCAGCCAGAGGCTATTTTGCTTCCCCCGTCTTTTTCGCACCCTATGGGCACAGACAGGCTTGGGCGTGATGTGCTTGCGCGGGTGATTGCGGGAGGTCAGGTTTCTTTAATTATCGGTGTTGGAAGTGCTTTTGTGGCAAGCTTGGCGGGATTGATGATTGGTGTGAGTGCAGGATTTTTAGGAAAAGGTCTAGATAAAACAATTGTCGTACTTATTGATCTATTTTTAACTTTTCCTACATTTTTTTTATTGCTTGCGCTAGTGAGTTATGTGGAAGCTTCCACGTGGGTGTTGATTGTGGTGATTTCCATTACAGGGTGGATGGGAATGGCGCGATTAATTCGCAGTGAAAGTTTTGGTATTGCTCAAAAACCTTTTATCAAAATCCTCATGATGGCTAAAGTTCCTTTAGGAAAAATTATGCTCAAATACTTCACGCCGCTACTGGCGCCGATTTTTTTCATCAGTTTTACTTTTGGCGTGAGTGGGGCTATTTTGGCCGAAAGTGGGTTGTCCTTTTTGGGGATTGGCATTATGCCGCCTCAGATGAGTTGGGGAACGATATTGGCCGATGGAAAAGAGGTACTAGACATTGCATGGTGGCTTAGCTTTTTTCCAGGATTAATGATTTTTGGAGTGACTTACGCGCTCATTACGCTTTCAGATTTTTTCCAGTCACGCACCAATGAAAATGAAAACCACGCTTAA
- the flgK gene encoding flagellar hook-associated protein FlgK: protein MSLFSTLNTGVSGLNTSSLSIATTSHNISNVNNPHYTRQRVMTSASIPLNTVPGDVGTGVKVDTIARIHDEFLYTRLKQSTNMLSYSSYSQQRLQEVARYFPDLDDVGIQKDIKNYYNAWNDFASNPSEGAQKINLIQNAKTLATNVQNTRNQIRTLQDSVNDELKTNVDELNRIGEQIAKINGEIGRVESLNQNRANDLRDQRDQLEKTMAGLIDFSVFKGVMVTENTIDVNLTDQGKDYHLNVAGFSFIDGSTFHPVVIDNAKNESAYYSVYHEQQDGRRIEMTGLLQGGKIGAMLDLRGRTIEEKGDGYPKDGTLQAYVDDLDAFAKTLIVQTNNIYAQSAQVRMESSPMAGLTPNTSLMNHDNSVQRGAFDVIVYDAQGNEVGRKTIEVNALTTMDDGSAQSIVGQFNRNVDDNGDNDATNDVDDYFFANYNYDPESKQGSLSFSPTDAQAGYTIAIEDKGSNLPGVVGMSRFFDGDSAANIKVDSALINDPSKLQGFSAPVDGNNTVGNAMVQMQYDKLSFFRSNGTVANETVEGFYRFVTVKVATDTESIGRNNDTNQALYNTIYSEYQSVSGVSIDEELIDLMKFQTAYSANAKVITAIDQMLDVLLGMK, encoded by the coding sequence ATGAGTCTTTTTAGCACCTTAAACACAGGCGTTTCTGGGCTTAATACTTCCAGTTTATCCATTGCTACCACGAGTCATAACATTTCTAATGTTAATAACCCGCACTACACGCGTCAGCGGGTTATGACATCTGCTAGCATTCCTTTGAATACAGTACCTGGCGATGTGGGCACGGGCGTTAAAGTAGATACCATTGCGCGCATTCACGATGAATTTCTTTATACGCGCCTTAAGCAAAGTACCAATATGCTCTCTTATAGCAGTTATTCTCAACAGCGTTTACAAGAAGTCGCACGTTATTTTCCCGACTTGGATGATGTGGGAATTCAAAAAGACATAAAAAATTATTATAATGCGTGGAATGATTTTGCCTCTAATCCTAGCGAAGGGGCACAGAAAATTAACCTCATTCAAAACGCAAAAACACTAGCAACTAATGTTCAAAACACCCGAAATCAAATACGTACTTTACAAGATTCTGTTAACGATGAATTAAAAACCAATGTGGACGAACTAAATCGCATTGGGGAGCAGATTGCTAAAATTAATGGCGAGATTGGCAGGGTTGAAAGCCTAAATCAAAATCGAGCCAATGACTTACGTGACCAACGTGACCAACTTGAAAAAACCATGGCAGGGTTGATTGACTTTTCTGTTTTTAAGGGTGTTATGGTGACGGAAAACACCATTGATGTCAATCTTACCGATCAAGGAAAAGACTACCACTTAAACGTCGCGGGATTCTCTTTTATCGACGGTTCCACTTTTCACCCTGTCGTCATTGACAATGCTAAAAATGAAAGCGCTTACTACTCTGTTTACCACGAACAGCAAGATGGCAGACGTATAGAAATGACAGGGTTGCTACAAGGGGGGAAAATAGGCGCGATGCTTGATTTGCGCGGACGTACTATTGAGGAAAAAGGAGACGGTTATCCAAAAGATGGTACCTTGCAAGCTTATGTAGACGACTTGGATGCGTTTGCTAAAACACTCATTGTGCAAACCAATAATATTTATGCCCAAAGTGCCCAAGTTCGAATGGAGTCTTCGCCTATGGCAGGCTTAACACCCAATACGTCACTAATGAACCATGACAATAGTGTTCAGCGGGGCGCGTTTGATGTTATTGTTTATGATGCACAGGGTAATGAAGTAGGGCGTAAAACTATTGAAGTCAATGCTTTAACCACCATGGATGATGGATCGGCGCAAAGTATCGTGGGGCAATTCAACCGCAATGTAGACGATAATGGCGATAATGATGCCACCAACGATGTGGATGATTACTTTTTTGCAAACTATAATTATGACCCAGAGTCCAAACAAGGATCACTCAGTTTCTCACCCACGGATGCACAGGCAGGTTATACCATTGCCATTGAAGACAAGGGAAGCAATCTTCCTGGTGTGGTTGGTATGAGTCGATTTTTTGATGGTGACAGTGCCGCAAATATCAAGGTTGACAGCGCATTAATTAATGACCCCAGCAAGCTTCAAGGCTTTAGTGCTCCGGTTGATGGTAACAACACTGTGGGCAATGCAATGGTTCAGATGCAGTATGATAAACTCTCTTTTTTTCGCTCTAATGGAACGGTTGCAAACGAAACTGTTGAGGGTTTTTACCGTTTTGTAACTGTAAAAGTAGCAACCGACACAGAGTCTATTGGGCGCAATAATGACACCAATCAAGCACTGTACAACACCATCTACTCTGAGTATCAGTCTGTTAGTGGTGTTAGTATTGACGAGGAGCTCATTGATTTGATGAAGTTTCAAACTGCCTATTCGGCCAACGCCAAGGTCATTACAGCCATTGACCAAATGCTTGATGTGCTTCTTGGGATGAAGTGA
- a CDS encoding flagellar biosynthesis anti-sigma factor FlgM has translation MQPQASVLASQVSQRSDKNEPVIIKTKETDRATALKEQIASGTYAIDLEQTAKAVAEELLG, from the coding sequence GTGCAACCGCAAGCTTCAGTGCTTGCGTCGCAAGTGTCGCAGCGAAGCGACAAAAACGAACCAGTTATTATTAAAACAAAAGAGACGGATCGAGCAACTGCTCTTAAAGAACAGATTGCTAGCGGAACCTACGCGATAGACCTCGAACAAACAGCTAAGGCTGTAGCAGAGGAGTTGCTCGGCTGA
- a CDS encoding rod-binding protein — MLSRSYAPPVAKIETEDDVKLKEQTDKFEAFFIKQVLDIALKNENTLFPKDPGDKIYQSMYNDTMSESFSGSFGFSELLFNYLKEQR; from the coding sequence ATGCTTTCTCGGTCCTATGCCCCACCTGTGGCAAAGATTGAAACAGAAGATGACGTAAAATTAAAAGAACAAACAGACAAGTTTGAGGCGTTTTTTATTAAGCAAGTGCTAGATATCGCCCTTAAAAATGAAAACACGCTCTTCCCTAAAGACCCTGGCGATAAAATATATCAATCTATGTACAACGATACCATGAGTGAAAGTTTTAGTGGGTCGTTTGGTTTTAGTGAGTTGTTATTTAACTATTTGAAGGAACAGCGTTAA